The following DNA comes from Hordeum vulgare subsp. vulgare chromosome 3H, MorexV3_pseudomolecules_assembly, whole genome shotgun sequence.
CAGGAAGCCCCCCTTGCCGACCCCGGCCGTGGCGGGCGCGGCCATCGACGGCGTGACCTGCAGGAACATGTAGTTGCCGGCGAAGAGGTCGGCCACGCAGGGCCCGCCCTCCTTGAGCCTTGTCACCACCCGGGCCACCGACGCCCGCACCCTGCCGCCCACCGCGGCCGCCCTTCGCCGCAGCGCACGCGCCAGGCTCGAGATCCTGAGCGGCCTGCCGCGCCGCCGCGGCCCGCCTCCCGTGGAAGACCGGCGGCTGCGCCACGTCCTCCTGCTGGCGACGATCGCGGCGGCCGCGTGGCGGTAGTAGTGGTCCTGCGCGGCGGCCACGGCGTAGTGCGCATCCTCCTGGTCGGTCGTGCTTGGGG
Coding sequences within:
- the LOC123440883 gene encoding uncharacterized protein LOC123440883, which translates into the protein MSSFAYRKLKKLPPPPPSTTDQEDAHYAVAAAQDHYYRHAAAAIVASRRTWRSRRSSTGGGPRRRGRPLRISSLARALRRRAAAVGGRVRASVARVVTRLKEGGPCVADLFAGNYMFLQVTPSMAAPATAGVGKGGFLPYYLAVKGKAAGAGAVHGLIRA